A region from the Aegilops tauschii subsp. strangulata cultivar AL8/78 chromosome 5, Aet v6.0, whole genome shotgun sequence genome encodes:
- the LOC109757606 gene encoding heavy metal-associated isoprenylated plant protein 3, producing the protein MAEGADAKEKEGGNGTGDEGNERANKKQQKKKEDGDGGKKKEAAPVVLGVDLHCDGCARKVVKAVKAAQGVEGVAADVAAGTVTVCGKAVDPWDLKERVEARTHKPVAFVSPPNPPNPKKKKDGGDTAEGKKGQAGDGKGAKTAGDDKKKNNKEGPETTVVVKIGLHCNGCIDRIRRTAHKIKGVKEVKVDTAKEHVTVQGTMDAKALPDVLRRKLRRDVDVVPPPTAKNKDGGDKKKQQKDSGDKKKQQKDSGEDAGEQQQQQQGQGGGGKKKNRNKNKQEDGGEEAGGAAVAAEQAFPMAMMYGGVGGGGGGVVAGGWTTSYRVEMLHAPQMFSDENPNACAVM; encoded by the exons ATGGCGGAGGGTGCCGACGCCAAGGAGAAAGAGGGGGGGAATGGCACCGGCGACGAGGGGAACGAGAGGGCAAACAAGAAGCagcagaagaagaaagaagacgGCGACGGTGGGAAGAAGAAAGAAGCGGCGCCCGTGGTGCTCGGGGTGGACCTGCACTGCGACGGCTGCGCGCGCAAGGTCGTCAAGGCCGTCAAGGCGGCGCAGGGTGTGGAGGGCGTGGCGGCGGACGTGGCCGCCGGCACGGTGACGGTGTGCGGCAAGGCTGTCGACCCCTGGGACCTCAAGGAGCGCGTCGAGGCCAGGACGCACAAGCCCGTCGCGTTCGTCTCCCCGCCCAATCCCCCCaaccccaagaagaagaaggacggCGGCGACACCGCCGAGGGCAAGAAGGGTCAGGCCGGCGACGGCAAGGGCGCCAAGACCGCCGgcgatgacaagaagaagaataACAAGGAG GGTCCGGAGACGACGGTGGTGGTGAAGATCGGGCTCCACTGCAACGGCTGCATTGACCGGATCAGGCGGACCGCGCACAAGATCAAAG GCGTGAAGGAGGTGAAGGTGGACACGGCCAAGGAGCACGTGACGGTGCAGGGCACCATGGACGCCAAGGCCCTCCCCGACGTGCTCCGGCGCAAGCTCCGGAGGGACGTCGACGTCGTGCCCCCGCCAACGGCCAAGAACAAGGATGGCGGCGAcaagaagaagcagcagaaggacAGCGGCGAcaagaagaagcagcagaaggacagcggcgaggacgccggggagcagcagcagcagcagcaggggcaAGGAGGCGGTGGCAAGAAGAAAAACAGGAACAAGAACAAGCAGGAGGACggcggggaggaggccggcggcgctGCGGTGGCCGCGGAGCAGGCGTTCCCGATGGCGATGATGTACGGCGGcgtgggcggcggaggagggggAGTGGTAGCAGGGGGGTGGACGACGTCGTACCGGGTGGAGATGCTGCACGCGCCGCAGATGTTCAGTGACGAGAACCCCAACGCCTGCGCCGTCATGTGA